TCACCTTGGGGTCCTTGATGGCCTCGGCCACCACGGCCTGCATGCGGTCGATCAGGGCGGGCGGCGTGCCGGTGACGGCGAACAGGCCGTTCCAGTCGTTCAGGTCGAAGCCCGGATAGCCGCTTTCGGCGATCGTCGGCACGTCGGGAAAGGCCGAGGACCGCTTGAGACTGGTGACGGCCAGTACGCGCGCGCGACCGGCTGCCACGGGCGGACGGATCGAGTTGGTGGTGATGATCACCGAATCGACGGCGCCCGCGCCGATGTCGCGCGCGGCGTCGGCACCGCCGCGATAGGGGACGTGGATCAGCTTGATGCCGGCGCGGCGCTGCAGTTCCTCGCCGGCCATGTGGGCCATGCCGGCGGCCGGCGGCGTGCCGTAGCTGATCGTTCCGGGCTTGGCCTTGGCTGCCGCGATGTATTCCTGGAAGGTTTTTGCCGGGAAGTCCTGCTTCACGGCGACGACCTGCGGAAAGCTCGCGAGCTGGGTGACGGGTACCCAGGTCTGCGCGTAGTCGAAGGGCAGGTCCTTCATCAGCAGGGTGTTCGTGATCTGGTTGGCCGCGTCGACCAGGAAGGTCTGGCCGTCGCGCGGGGCCTGCAGCACCGCATTGGCCGCCACGACGGCATTGCCGCCGGTACGGTTGTCGATGATCACCTGCTGGCCAATGATCTCGGCCACGCGCACGCCGATGTTGCGGGCCACAGTGTCGGCGGCGCCGCCGGCAGCGAAGGCCACGACCCAGCGCACGGGTCCCTTCGGCCAATCGCCCTGGGCAAAACCCTCGCGGGCGATGAAGGGCGCGGCCAGGGCCGCCCCCAGTATGGTCCTGCGGGCAATCCGGCTCATTTCTTCGACTCCAGCAGTTCAGGCACGACCCAGAGGGCGGGTTCGCCTCGGGCGACGCGCTGGACGTTGTCGAAGCCGTTGCGCAGGCGGGTGATGTTGCTCTCGAACGTCGGACCGGCGAGGTGCGCGGTCAGGATGACATTGTCGAGCTTCAGCAGGGGATTGTCCGGCGGGGTCGGCTCCTCGTCGAACACGTCGAGGCCGGCGCCGAACAGGTTGCCGGCGGAGAGCGCGGCGGTCATGGCCTTTTCGTCGATCACGGGGCCGCGCGAGGTGTTCACGATGATCGCCGACTTCTTCATGGCGGCGAGTTCGTCCTTGCCGATCATGTGCCGGGTCGAGCTGTTCAGCGGCACGTGCAGCGAGACGATGTCCGAGTGCTTCAGGATCTCGGGCAGCAGACGGAAGCGGACGCCGAGCGCGTCTTCCTCTTCCTCCTTGAGGCGGGCGATGTCGTAGTAGTGCACGGTCATGCCGAAGGCGAGCGCCAGCTTGGCGACCTTCTTGCCGATCGTGCCGAGACCGATGATGCCCAGCACGCGGTTGCGCACCTCGTGGACTGTCGGCGGCGAATTGCCGTGCCAGCGGCCGGCGATGACGTTGTTGTGCTGGGTGATCAGCCGGCGCGAGACCGACAGCATCAGCAGCATCGCATGCTCCGACACGGCGACCGAGTTGGCGCCGCCATTGGCGCACAGCGGCACGCCGCTCTTGCGGGCCGCCTCGAGGTCGGCGCGGTCGTAGCCCGCGCTCAGCATCTGGATGAGCTTGAGGTTCGGCGCATCCTTGAAGAGCTGTGGGGTCACGTATTGCTGGATGAAGCCCACGAAATAGTGGGTACCGGGCAGGGCGGCCTTCTGCTCCGGCGAATTGTGCAGCGCCTTGACGATCTCGTAGCCCTTGGGGGCCAGGTCGTCGACCATCGACAGCGTGTCCTTGGGTCCGACGACGAGTACGCGTTCAACCATAACCATTCTCCTCAGACGACTTTCTCGAGTTTCTGCAACGAACGCAGGTATTTCGGCACCGGTGTGCCGGGGAAGGTGCTCGGCCAGTTGGTGTAGCTCACCTCGCCGACATAGATGTCGCCGCGCGAGTCGACCGCGAGGCCATGCGGCGACAGGAAACGGCCGGTCTCGTGACCGGGGCCGTCCTGTCCGCCGAGGCGGGCCAGGGTCTTGCCCTTGCTGTCGACGATGGAGAGGCGCGGGCCGAGATTCGTGTGGTGCGTATTCACAGGCATGCCGGGCCCCAGCTCGCCGATGATGATGGTCGGGTTCTTCGCCCCGCCGCAGCAATAGAGCGCGCAAGGCCGATGCATGTTGTTCCACTGGGCTTCGTACTTGCCGTTGCCGTCGAACACCTGCACGCGATGGTTCTCGCGATCTGCGACATAGACCCAGCCGTCGGCGTCGGTAGCGATGTTGTGCGCGATGTTGAACTCGCCGGGATCGGTGCCGGTCGTGCCCCAGCACATCAGGTGCTTGCCGTCGGGCGAGTATTTGTGGACGCGGGAATTGCCATAGCCATCGGAGACGTAGATTTCGCCCTTGGGCGACAGCGCGGTGTGCGTGCAGCGGTTGAACGGCTTGCCGCTCAGGAAGGGCGCGGGCTGGTTGGGCACACCGATCGTCATCAGCACCTTGCCTTCGGTGCTGATCTTGCGGACCGTATGGTCGCCGTCGTCGGTGCAAAAGAGATTGTCGTCGCTGTCGATATGGATGCCGTGGGCGCGGCTGAACAGGCCTTCGCCCCACGAGCGCAGGAAATTGCCGTCCTTGTCGAACACCATCATCGGATGTTCGCTGCGGTTGAAGACATAGACGCGATCCTTGCTGTCGCAGGCCACGGCCGCGACGTCACGGAACTCCCATCCGTCTGGCAGCTTCGCCCAGTTCTCGACGACCCGATAGCGATGCTCACCCGTACCCAGCACGACCGACATGACTGCTCCTCAGTGACCGGCGAGCATGGCGTCCGAGATCTTCTCGGCCGACATCAGCGTCGGGAAATTGGTGTTGGCACACGGTACGACGGGGAAGATCGAGGCGTCGACGACGCGCAGGCCCTGCACGCCACGCACCCGGCCCTGCGTATCGACCACCGCCATCGGATCGTCGTCACGGCCCATGCGGCAGGTACAGGAGGCATGCCAGACGCCGATCGCGGCCTTGCGCACGAAGGCCTCGAGCGCGTCGTCGTCGTTCAGAACCTGGTCGAAGGTGAAGCCCTCGACCACGTAATTCTCGATCATGTAGCGGCGCAGCGCCGCCGGGCCGTCGAGCATCGTGGCGATCAGCCGGGTCAGCCACTTGTTCTTGGTATTGACCACGCCGATCTGGCGCACCCTGTCGCTGTAGGAGGCTGGGAAGGGCACTTCGGTCACCGCCCGCAGCGCGTCGGTCATCTGAACGGCAGCCATCAGCTTGAAGCCGCTCATCAGCCGGTCGAGATCGCGCTTGTCGGACAGGAGGTTGAACTCGACGACCGGCTCGCTCCGCCAGTCGCGCGAGGCGAGCTTGACCTGGCCGGTCTCGGAATAGGTCTTGTTGATGAAGGTGAGCAGTGAGGCGAGCTGCTCGCCCATTGCATGCCAGGCCGACTTGCTGACCACGGCCACGAACATGTCGCCCTTGGGAATGCCCGGCAGGTTCGAGGAGTAGCGCAGGCCGACATGGATATGGCGCCGCGTGTGCTCGCGCAGCCGCGCGCCGCGCTTGATGAAGGAGGAGAGCGCGATCGACGGATGGTCCATCAGGCGCTGGCCGACGCCGGGCAGGGCGGAGACCACGGGAATGCCGAGTTCGGCGAGCTGGCCCACCGGACCGATGCCCGCCCGCATCAGGTGCGCCGGCGAATGGATGGCGCCGCTGGACAGGATGATCTCGCGGCCGCGGAATTCCTGCTCCTTGCCGTCGACGCGGGCCATCACACCGACGCAGCGCGTGCCCTCGAACAGCAGCGAGGTGACCTGCGTGTCGGTCGAGATGGTGAGGTTCGCGCGCTTGCGCGTCTCGCTATCGAGATAGCCCATGGCCGCCGACACTCGGCGTTCCTCGGCATTGGAGTGGGTGACGGGAAAGTAGCCGTCGACGAACTCGCCGTTCTGGTCGGGCAGGTACTTGAAGCCCTTGGCCTCGAAGGCCTTGCCGACCGCCTGGGCGTGGCCGGCCCACTTTTCACGGGGGATGCGGCGCACGGGGATGCGGCCGTCCTTGCCGTGCAGCGGCCCGTCGAAGTCGAGGTCGCGCTCGACCTTCTTGAAATAGGGCAGTACGTCGTTCCAGCCCCAGCCGGTGGCGCCGCGGCTTTCCCACTCGGCGTAGTCGGTCGGCGCGCCCCGGTTGGCCATCTGGCCGTTGATCGAGGAACCGCCGCCCAGCACGCGCGCCTGTTCGTACTTGCGCAGTGGTGGCCGGGCCTCGTGCGGATTGTTGTGGCTGATGACCTGGGTATGAACCTTCAGTTCGGTCCAATGGAAACGCGGATCGAAGTAGGCTGTGCCGGAGTAGCTGTCGGCGATCTCCTTCGGCTCCTGGCCGGGCGGCGTGTCCTGGCCGGCCTCGCACAGCAGTACCTTGTTGGCGCTGCGGGCGGACAGGCGATTGGCCATGACCGAGCCCGCCGACCCGCCGCCGACGATGATGTAGTCGTACACTTGGCGTTTCCCCGTTTGTTGCGGCCACGCTAGCACGGTTGGAGCCGTTTGTGGTTGTCCGCTTGCCGGGTTGTGCGAAGCCTGCAATCGTCGGGAAAAGCCAGCGAGGGAGGTTTCGTATGCCGGACGTTGCAGCCGCAAACGACGATGTCGCCACGCCCGAACTGATGAAGGCCGTCTCAGCCGCCTTCAACAGCCGCGACGTCGATCGCATCGTTTCCCACTTCACCGACGACGCCACCTTCTGGCTGGCGCGTGGGCCCGAACCGGTCGGCCGCACGCTCAGGGGCAAGGAGACGATCCGCAAGACGCTCGCCGAGCGCTTCAAGGTGATCCCCGACATGCGTTGGGACCACAAGGAGTACATCTTCGCCGGCAACCGGGCGATCTCGGTCTGGACCGTCATCGGCAAGGGCGCCGACGGCGAGGAGCTGAACTACCAGGGCTGCGACATCTATACGTTCCGCGGCGGCAAGATCTCCGCCAAGGACACCTACTGGAAGATCGTCGAGAACAAGGATCGCCTGTGATGGCACACGATATCGTCATCCGTGGCGGCACCGTCGTCGACGGCTCGGGCAGCAAGCGTTTCTCGGCCGATGTCGGCATCAAGGACGGCGTGATTGCCGAGGTCGGCCGGATCACCGCGCCGGCTGCGCGCACGATCGATGCCGACGGGCTGATCGTCTCGCCGGGCTTCATCGACGGCCACACCCACATGGACGCGCAGGTCGCCTGGGATCCGCTGGGAAGCTGCTCGTGCTGGCACGGCGTCACCTCGGTTGTGATGAGCAATTGCGGCTTCGCCCTGGCGCCCTGCAAGCCCGAGGACCGCGATCTCTATGCGCGCTGCCTCTCGGCGGTCGAGGACATCCCGACCGAAGCAATGGCGGCCGGCATCGACTGGACGTGGGAGACCTTCCCGGAATATCTCGCGACCGTGGAGCGCCTGCCCAAGGCGATCAACTACGGCATGTATATCGGCCACTCGGCGCTGCGCATGTATGCGATGGGCAGGCGGGCTTTCACCGAGAAGGCGACCGAGGACGAGATGGTCCGAATGGCCGATCTCGTGAAGGAAGCGCTTCGTGCAGGGGCCATGGGCTTCTCGAGTTCGCGCGCGTCGACCCATGTGACGCCGGACAATACGCCCGTCGCCAGCCGCATCGCCGAATGGGAGGAGATCGATCGCATCGTGGCGGCGATGGCCGAGCTCGACGCCGGCATCTTCCAGGTCGGGCCCGACATCGCGAGCGGCGCGGCGCATCGTGCGTTCCTCGCGCGGCTGCGTGAGGTGGCGCTGGCCTACAAGCGTCCGATCATGTTCGGTGTGCTGGCCACCAAGCAGGGGGACGATCCGACGGGCTGGGCCTATCAGACGCGCTACATCGACGAGACCGTGGCGGCCGGCGGCCGCATGTTCGGCCAGGGCACGACACGCTCGATCAACGCGATCTTCTCGTTGAAATCCTATCTGCCGTTCGACGTATTGCCGGCATGGCGCAAGGTCCGCGACTTGCCGCTCGACGAGCAGAAGCGGCGCCTGGCCGATCCGGAGGTACGCCGCGAGCTGGTGGCCGCCGAAGAGCGTATGAAGCCGCGCGACAACGTCTTCCAGGGCGGCGGGGCGGCAACGACCGATCCCCGCAAGCCGGACTATTCCAATCTGTACGTCCTGAACGGCGTCGACTGGGATGATCCTACGGTCGAGCAGCTTTCGAAGGCGCGAGGCAAGCATCCGGTCGAGGTGATGATCGACCTCTCGTTGGCCAACGAGAACCAGGTTTATGTCCAGCCGCTGGTAAACGAGACGCCGGACGACGTCCTGGGCATCCTGAAGCATCCGCGAACTCTGGCGACCTTCTCGGACTCCGGCGCCCACGTGGCCCAGGAGATGGGCTCGTCACTGCAGACGCATCTTCTGAGTTACTGGGTGCGTAAACGAGGCGCCTTCACTCTGGAAGAAGCGGTCAAGAAGATCACGCACGACAATGCCGTTGCCTGGGATATGACCGATCGCGGTATGGTTCGGGAAGGATTCAGGGCCGATCTGAACCTGTTCGAGGAGGATCGGATCCGCCCGAGCCTGCCGACGGTCGAGCGCGACCTGCCCGGCGGGGCGAGGCGCCTCGTGCAGAAGGCCGAGGGCATCAGGGCCACCCTGGTCAACGGCGCCATGGCCTTCGAGAACGGCGAGGCGACGGGCGCTTATGCCGGCACCGTACTCAAGGGAAAAATCGGACGCTGACGGGTACTTGCGGCTTCGACGGTTGCGGTCCAAGACACACGCCTCAACCTGTCGAGAAGACGGCTTTGCAGCATGCATGAAGAAAAGGTCGGGGGCGGCCGGAAAACAGCGATGCAAGATGCCGTCTACGACTATGAAAACCGGATCCCGGCCGGCTTCTACGACAAGATCTACCAACGCAGAACCGGCGTTCGCTTCTGCTGGCACGACCTGAAATTCCGGACGGTCGTTGCCCATCTGGCAGCCCCGCGCCGGCTGCTCGACATCGGCTGCGGCCCCGGCACGTTCATCGGCAATTACCTGCCTGGCATGGAGGCGCTCGGCGTCGATCTCAGCGCCTCCCAGGTCGACTATGCGACCCGAACCTACGGAAGTGCGGCCCATCGCTTCTCGACCCGCTCGCTGGCCGATCTCGCGGAGGCGGGCGAGCGGTTCGATGCGGTCACCGTGATCGAGCTGATCGAGCATCTCGTGCCCGAGGATGCCATTCGGCTGCTGGCCGAGGCGCGCTCGCTGTTGACCACTGACGGCGTTCTGGTCGTGACGACCCCGAACTATCGGTCGCTCTGGCCGATCATCGAGCTCGGCGTGAACGCCCTGTCGCCGGTGAGCTACATCGAGCAGCACATCAACAAGTACCGGCGCGACCTGCTCGCGGCGCATCTCTCTGCTGCCGGTTATCGCGACGTGACGGTCGGTTCGGCGGTGGGCCTGGCGCCCTTCACCGCCGTGTTCGGCCTGGGTACTGCCAATACGATGCACGCGATCGAGAGGGGGATGAAGTATCTCGGCGCAGGCAATCTGCTTGTGGCCACGGCCCGCCCGTGACGATGGGCCGATGACCAGCCTCTCCATCGTCGTGCCGACCTTCAACGAGGCGGCCAATATCGGCCTCGTGATCGAAGGTCTTGCGGCGACGCTCGGCGACCGGTCGTGGGAGGTGATCGTCGTCGACGACAATTCGTCCGACGGTACCGGCGACATCGTGCGGCAGTTCGCAGAGGACAGACCGAATGTCCGCTGCCTGCAGCGCATCCAGGATCGGGGCAGCGCGTCGGCGGTTCACTGGGGCGTCCAGGCCGCACACGGTGAGACCGTCGTGGTGATGGGCGGCGACCTGCGGCACGACCCGGCACTGATCCCGTCGATGCTCGATGCCCTGAAAGAGGGCAGTGACATCGCATCGGGCGCGCGGCCGATGCCGGCGAACCTCGCGAACAGGCTGATAAACCTCTATCTCGGGCGCGACCTCGCCGATCCGCTGACCGGCTTCTTCGCGACGTCACGGGCGTTCTTCCTGCGCTCGATCCCGCGCATGCAGGGCGATGCGTTCCGTGTCTTCTTCGATCTCGTGCATCTCAACCGCAAGGCCAGCCTGCGCGAACTGCCGTCGAACGTCCGCGCGCCGATCGGCGGGCGGCCCTTGCGGCAAACCCATATCCTGTGGGCACTGCTCTGTGACGTGATCTCCAAACTGTCGGCAGGCCTGGTGCCGCCGCGGCTGGTGAGCTTCGTTGGCGTCGGCGTGATCGGCTCGAGCGTCCACTTCTCGATGCTCTACGCCTGCCTCGCCGCCGGAGCGGTCTTCTGGGTATCGCAGGCGCTGGCCACGATCACCGCGATGATCTTCAACTTCACGATCAACAATATCCTGACCTATCCGACGACGCGGCTGAGAAGCGGCAACTATTACAAGGGGCTATTGCTCTACAGCGTCATCGCCTCGTTCGGCATCGTGGCCAATGTCAGCACCGCGCAGCTCACCTACGTCCATTTCAAGGGACATACGTTCATCGCGGCCTGCACCGGCATCTTCATCGACGTCATCTGGCGCTTCGTGGTCTCGAACCGGCTGATCTGGGGCAGGTCCTCGGTCTTCCGGAAGGCGGCGGCGTGATCGCGCGCGAAGGCCTGATCTGCCTCGCCGCGGCGATCCTGATGATCGTCGAGGTCGCCATCCTCGATTCGCGTGGTTTGTTCCTGCTGACGGGATTTGCGACTGGTCTCGTGGCGCTCGGACTAGTTCATCTGAGTACGCGGCAGCGCGGGGCAGGGGCGGGTCCCTTGCTCTACGCCGTGGGCGTCGTCGGCGCGATCGGCGGCTTCTGCTATCTCGCGCTCGCACCGTCCGGCGCCATCGCGCCGGGCGACGAGGTGATCGACTGGGGTCGCATGGACAAGCGCGCCCTCGTGTTCGGCTATCTCGGCGGCGGCGCCTTCATCGCCTTCCATTGGCTCTGGGTGGCCGGCGTGGAGGGGGCACCCGCCGTGGTCCGTCCGGACGTGGGCGATGGGCGAAGCAGATGGCCGCTGCAACTCCTCGGCGCCCTTGCCATTGCGGTCATCGCCTATTGCTGGCTCGGCCTGCCGGCATTGCGCGGTGTCGGCGTCATCAACGACACGGCGTTGGCGCCCTTCTACGACATCCACTCCCATGTCCATCTGAGTTCGCTGCAGCAGATCAAGCTTGGCGCGGTGCCGTATCTCGAGGCGCAGACACAGTATGGGCCGGGCAACCAGGTGCTGCTGAGCGGTCTGATCGACCTGGTTCATTTCAGCAATCACGGCTTCTTTGCCGCCAACGTCCTGCTGAACGTCGTTTGCATCGTCGTTTTCTTTGTGGTCGTGCAACAGTTCCTGGGCTTCGGCTGGGCCGTCGCCGGCTTGATCGGATGGACGCTGTGGCCCAGCCCGGCCGAACGCATCGATTTCGCGGGCTGGGCGGTGCTGACGCGCTGGCTGATGATTCCCGTCCTGTCGCTTGGGCTCGCCTGGCTGCTGCTCGGCGCCGGCTCGGCGCGTCGAGGCTGGCTGGCGCCGGTACTGGCGGGTGCCGGCTGGGGCATCGGCGGCTTCCTCAGCCAGGAGAACCTGACGGCGGGCTTCCTGGTGTTCGCCTTCTCGCTCGCTTTGTTCGGTCCGGCATCCGGCATGGGGCTGAGGGCGATCGCACGGTTCGCGGCGCTCTTTGCCGTGACCGGGATCGTTCTCTTCGTCGGGCTGGTCTCGGCCTTCGTCGGGCCGTCGCACTTCTTCGAGGTCATGGCGCTGGCCAACGCAAAATCGAGCCTGGTGACCGCCGGCGTCTCCAACTCGATCTGGTCGGACAATCTCGGCATCGAGATCACGCTGAAGGTCGTCCACGGACGGTTCCAGTCCGCTCTGTCGGTGTCGGGTGACGAATTCAGGCCGCTATTGCTGACCTATGGACTGGTCGTTCTGCTGCTGGTCACGCTCGGCCTGCTGGCGGCCTTCCTGGGCCGCAAGTGGGGATCCTCCGATGAGAATACTCGGATCTTCGTGCGGAAGTTCGCCGGCGTGCTGGTGGGCGCTTTCATCCTGCATCTGTTCGCCCTGATGCGGGCGGACGTTTCCCACCTTGCGGGACCGTCCTTCCTCTTGCCGCTGCTCCTGTTGATGATGCCGGTATTCATCTGGCGCTGCGTGGGCCCGGGAGCCGGACGGACCGCATTGATGGCCGTGTCGCTGGCGCTGATCGTCGAGGCGGCAATCGACGAGCGGAACGATTTCGCGGGCAGGGTGGCAGGGCTAGGTGGCACGTGGCGCGACACGGTCGCGACGGTGGAGCTCTATCGCGAACTGCGAAGCAACCGGGGACAGGTTGCCGACCTGGCGTCGCTTTACTCACCGATCCCGCGCTACCAGACGGCCTTCCGGAACCATCCGGACTTTGCCGAGGCCGAGGAGTTCTTCCGTCTGCTGCGCGAACGGCT
This DNA window, taken from Reyranella humidisoli, encodes the following:
- a CDS encoding Bug family tripartite tricarboxylate transporter substrate binding protein produces the protein MSRIARRTILGAALAAPFIAREGFAQGDWPKGPVRWVVAFAAGGAADTVARNIGVRVAEIIGQQVIIDNRTGGNAVVAANAVLQAPRDGQTFLVDAANQITNTLLMKDLPFDYAQTWVPVTQLASFPQVVAVKQDFPAKTFQEYIAAAKAKPGTISYGTPPAAGMAHMAGEELQRRAGIKLIHVPYRGGADAARDIGAGAVDSVIITTNSIRPPVAAGRARVLAVTSLKRSSAFPDVPTIAESGYPGFDLNDWNGLFAVTGTPPALIDRMQAVVAEAIKDPKVKERLDPTGADLVANTPAEFKTWIAGQRELLGKLIVEAGIKLQ
- a CDS encoding NAD(P)-dependent oxidoreductase; this translates as MVERVLVVGPKDTLSMVDDLAPKGYEIVKALHNSPEQKAALPGTHYFVGFIQQYVTPQLFKDAPNLKLIQMLSAGYDRADLEAARKSGVPLCANGGANSVAVSEHAMLLMLSVSRRLITQHNNVIAGRWHGNSPPTVHEVRNRVLGIIGLGTIGKKVAKLALAFGMTVHYYDIARLKEEEEDALGVRFRLLPEILKHSDIVSLHVPLNSSTRHMIGKDELAAMKKSAIIVNTSRGPVIDEKAMTAALSAGNLFGAGLDVFDEEPTPPDNPLLKLDNVILTAHLAGPTFESNITRLRNGFDNVQRVARGEPALWVVPELLESKK
- a CDS encoding peptidyl-alpha-hydroxyglycine alpha-amidating lyase family protein, which produces MSVVLGTGEHRYRVVENWAKLPDGWEFRDVAAVACDSKDRVYVFNRSEHPMMVFDKDGNFLRSWGEGLFSRAHGIHIDSDDNLFCTDDGDHTVRKISTEGKVLMTIGVPNQPAPFLSGKPFNRCTHTALSPKGEIYVSDGYGNSRVHKYSPDGKHLMCWGTTGTDPGEFNIAHNIATDADGWVYVADRENHRVQVFDGNGKYEAQWNNMHRPCALYCCGGAKNPTIIIGELGPGMPVNTHHTNLGPRLSIVDSKGKTLARLGGQDGPGHETGRFLSPHGLAVDSRGDIYVGEVSYTNWPSTFPGTPVPKYLRSLQKLEKVV
- a CDS encoding GMC family oxidoreductase, translating into MYDYIIVGGGSAGSVMANRLSARSANKVLLCEAGQDTPPGQEPKEIADSYSGTAYFDPRFHWTELKVHTQVISHNNPHEARPPLRKYEQARVLGGGSSINGQMANRGAPTDYAEWESRGATGWGWNDVLPYFKKVERDLDFDGPLHGKDGRIPVRRIPREKWAGHAQAVGKAFEAKGFKYLPDQNGEFVDGYFPVTHSNAEERRVSAAMGYLDSETRKRANLTISTDTQVTSLLFEGTRCVGVMARVDGKEQEFRGREIILSSGAIHSPAHLMRAGIGPVGQLAELGIPVVSALPGVGQRLMDHPSIALSSFIKRGARLREHTRRHIHVGLRYSSNLPGIPKGDMFVAVVSKSAWHAMGEQLASLLTFINKTYSETGQVKLASRDWRSEPVVEFNLLSDKRDLDRLMSGFKLMAAVQMTDALRAVTEVPFPASYSDRVRQIGVVNTKNKWLTRLIATMLDGPAALRRYMIENYVVEGFTFDQVLNDDDALEAFVRKAAIGVWHASCTCRMGRDDDPMAVVDTQGRVRGVQGLRVVDASIFPVVPCANTNFPTLMSAEKISDAMLAGH
- a CDS encoding nuclear transport factor 2 family protein; translated protein: MPDVAAANDDVATPELMKAVSAAFNSRDVDRIVSHFTDDATFWLARGPEPVGRTLRGKETIRKTLAERFKVIPDMRWDHKEYIFAGNRAISVWTVIGKGADGEELNYQGCDIYTFRGGKISAKDTYWKIVENKDRL
- a CDS encoding N-acyl-D-amino-acid deacylase family protein — encoded protein: MAHDIVIRGGTVVDGSGSKRFSADVGIKDGVIAEVGRITAPAARTIDADGLIVSPGFIDGHTHMDAQVAWDPLGSCSCWHGVTSVVMSNCGFALAPCKPEDRDLYARCLSAVEDIPTEAMAAGIDWTWETFPEYLATVERLPKAINYGMYIGHSALRMYAMGRRAFTEKATEDEMVRMADLVKEALRAGAMGFSSSRASTHVTPDNTPVASRIAEWEEIDRIVAAMAELDAGIFQVGPDIASGAAHRAFLARLREVALAYKRPIMFGVLATKQGDDPTGWAYQTRYIDETVAAGGRMFGQGTTRSINAIFSLKSYLPFDVLPAWRKVRDLPLDEQKRRLADPEVRRELVAAEERMKPRDNVFQGGGAATTDPRKPDYSNLYVLNGVDWDDPTVEQLSKARGKHPVEVMIDLSLANENQVYVQPLVNETPDDVLGILKHPRTLATFSDSGAHVAQEMGSSLQTHLLSYWVRKRGAFTLEEAVKKITHDNAVAWDMTDRGMVREGFRADLNLFEEDRIRPSLPTVERDLPGGARRLVQKAEGIRATLVNGAMAFENGEATGAYAGTVLKGKIGR
- a CDS encoding class I SAM-dependent methyltransferase codes for the protein MQDAVYDYENRIPAGFYDKIYQRRTGVRFCWHDLKFRTVVAHLAAPRRLLDIGCGPGTFIGNYLPGMEALGVDLSASQVDYATRTYGSAAHRFSTRSLADLAEAGERFDAVTVIELIEHLVPEDAIRLLAEARSLLTTDGVLVVTTPNYRSLWPIIELGVNALSPVSYIEQHINKYRRDLLAAHLSAAGYRDVTVGSAVGLAPFTAVFGLGTANTMHAIERGMKYLGAGNLLVATARP
- a CDS encoding glycosyltransferase; this translates as MTSLSIVVPTFNEAANIGLVIEGLAATLGDRSWEVIVVDDNSSDGTGDIVRQFAEDRPNVRCLQRIQDRGSASAVHWGVQAAHGETVVVMGGDLRHDPALIPSMLDALKEGSDIASGARPMPANLANRLINLYLGRDLADPLTGFFATSRAFFLRSIPRMQGDAFRVFFDLVHLNRKASLRELPSNVRAPIGGRPLRQTHILWALLCDVISKLSAGLVPPRLVSFVGVGVIGSSVHFSMLYACLAAGAVFWVSQALATITAMIFNFTINNILTYPTTRLRSGNYYKGLLLYSVIASFGIVANVSTAQLTYVHFKGHTFIAACTGIFIDVIWRFVVSNRLIWGRSSVFRKAAA